A genome region from Penaeus vannamei isolate JL-2024 chromosome 20, ASM4276789v1, whole genome shotgun sequence includes the following:
- the LOC113827451 gene encoding LIM and calponin homology domains-containing protein 1 isoform X24 produces MPGNVRNTGQNDSHRTPITSAARTKSLDCLADKSDKTSEYVPSRITRTQPKIKADAMQFVKPPSNFAHNRWQRSQTGPAGLYKSATEQIKKAEAVKAMRKHLIAEEEDWQQQPSSSSSQSKSPYDEDTDWQTNLDKWKSSRRKRNEDALERVIEIKKNEQEEELNRTRRKSKTFSEMQEEKNKRGRRYNLVVHDDDNNDLADLGLSTVKSSGSLYDGQEDNDVKDLDQDNKDAKSDAGFCTGSDTGSDGVFAEDNISDTSSALGDKKETHDSLLDTGVSKEEEPRINGHGSSLTSDILNTNNANLYTEEYTYDKAIEGYKQYAENTAKKRTSSITSLNSNTSFTKEDERKDERPRLNGRSPSPAKSNKLEEKLNFFTKEMVKESRTSPEPRVIMREKSPKVDVGKRRSMFEMGEPLISQSEREQKQANRRSLEVPGSLRNKVASFENLDMDTPKVRGMTPNIETNLKSKVKSFENLDTETTKVRGVTPTRDTKFREKLASFAAADTESQTVRKKTPERDVNFHKKLASFTSIENGEEEKCVERKTIPLRDPTLKNKIASFEQLEQAAEAYSQPPREEPMKNRDRSVSLENLDEPPPVKEVMRPAVSMGNMGLMRRAPSTPYMVVDLDKTGVEEESCIREKRPVVNAQVFEIASKLEETPLLGSPTLRDPSVPLPEPPVQEQDSFEGAKPYTDEDINEVGDEIQGEIEEPVNEPHYQTLEEVREEVSANVEPAPAPPSPPQQVASKPPPVIEPPEVLDVTWTDGPSQAAPPCVPPPPPPPDDDSDDDASDQPQGLPEQAEDEPFTRENSTRRIKKELWRRRSDFLGTSSQYIEEEPTVKPPPDLSELLRQEREAERIMAESQRARTPIQETLSKAEIARREKEIIESLERSEQLKQQQQQQQLQYTWQDHMAEETTMTEEQKQLSEHLEYQVKLAELEEEMMRHDQDMLQRAGKLAPASTISNDAQPAHIPPPTMYASQEGAPVPSPQAPQTAENNNYSNYQPPAPQLPIQEFYTAPTYEPTPPSSLAPAEGVASPGQKAVSPPTGSPSQYSTLASPHPFTRSHSQSSIGAPPIHPPLQGIRSSPTGSPRDPAPEPLPRKKKLPPPPPSKPHQISGDSTERSEAIRLSRMPTSNPNSVSPQPQEIQGEAVSPSGQQMSKQTLLALSAIPKPRLTDNESWITKKKPESQRRDYSKHWLHQEAEQRRLEQQDRVNRQQQARAPAPKTLPPQSVSPQQPPHPQTTSYLPTYPPQNASPTYSSYPQALKNPSPIQSNNNNNNNNMWRNQATTYQPHMPTQAPNGDKALPDSIIHNITQRVNNKNSKNTYSNTNGRLGNTYGNNNYRDENYHDYMNADALSAPSTHTPLYQSGMGPSQQPPFNSQSQDHSSGQDQRLLSVSGKKKCSHCSEELGRGAAMIIESLRLFYHIPCFKCCVCGIQLGNGSAGADVRVRNHKLHCHNCYSNDEGMKFSKV; encoded by the exons ATGCCGGGCAACGTGCGAAACACCGGGCAGAATGACTCGCACAGGACGCCCATCACCTCTGCCGCCCGCACCAAATCTCTCGACTGCTTGGCCGACAAATCT GATAAAACAAGTGAGTATGTTCCTTCGAGGATCACGAGGACGCAGCCCAAGATCAAGGCGGACGCTATGCAGTTCGTGAAG CCTCCTTCAAACTTTGCACACAATCGGTGGCAGCGCTCTCAG ACCGGGCCGGCGGGGCTGTACAAGTCGGCGACGGAGCAGATCAAGAAGGCCGAGGCCGTGAAGGCGATGAGGAAGCACCTGATCGCCGAGGAAGAGGACTGGCAGCAG cagccctcctcctcttcctcccagtcCAAGAGCCCGTACGATGAGGACACAGATTGGCAAACG AACTTGGACAAATGGAAAAGCTCGCGGAGAAAGAGGAACGAGGACGCGCTCGAGAGAGTCATCGAGATCAAGAAgaacgagcaggaggaggagctgaaCAGGACGCGGCGTAAGAGCAAGACCTTCAGTGAAATGCAGGAGGAAAA GAACAAAAGAGGTCGAAGGTACAACCTTGTGGTGCATGACGACGACAACAATGACCTGGCTGACCTCGGGCTGTCCACAGTCAAGAGCAGCGGCTCCCTCTACGACGGTCAGGAAGACAACGACGTCAAGGACCTGGACCAGGACAACAAGGACGCCAAGAGCGACGCAGGATTCTGCACGGGTTCGGACACCGGCAGCGACGGGGTGTTCGCCGAGGACAACATCAGCGACACCTCCTCGGCACTC ggagacaagaaagaaactCACGATTCGCTCCTGGATACTGGGGTTTCAAAGGAAGAGGAGCCGAGGATCAACGGACACGGATCCAGCCTGACTTCGGACATCCTCAATACCAACAATGCGAACTTGTACACAGAGGAGTACACTTACGACAAAGCCATTGAGGGATATAAACAGTATGCAGAGAATACTGCCAAGAAGCGCACGTCCAGCATCACGAGTCTGAACAGTAACACGAGCTTCAcgaaagaggacgagagaaaggacgagagaccTCGCCTCAACGGTCGCTCTCCAAGCCCTGCCAAGAGCAACAAGCTGGAGGAAAAACTCAACTTCTTCACCAAGGAGATGGTCAAGGAATCTCGCACGAGCCCTGAGCCCAGAGTCATCATGCGAGAGAAGTCACCAAAGGTTGACGTTGGGAAGAGAAGATCCATGTTCGAGATGGGCGAGCCGCTGAtcagccagagcgagagagaacagaagCAGGCCAACAGGAGGTCTTTGGAAGTCCCCGGATCTCTGCGGAACAAGGTTGCATCGTTCGAGAACCTGGATATGGACACCCCGAAAGTTCGAGGAATGACTCCAAACATTGAGACGAACTTGAAGAGTAAAGTCAAATCCTTTGAGAACCTTGACACAGAGACAACCAAGGTCCGTGGGGTGACGCCTACGAGAGACACCAAATTCCGCGAGAAGCTGGCATCCTTTGCAGCTGCTGACACAGAATCTCAGACAGTCAGAAAGAAGACTCCGGAAAGAGACGTCAACTTCCACAAGAAACTTGCATCCTTTACAAGCATCGAAAACGGTGAAGAAGAGAAGTGCGTTGAGAGGAAGACCATCCCTCTGCGCGACCCAACACTGAAAAACAAGATTGCCTCTTTCGAACAGCTGGAACAGGCTGCTGAAGCCTATTCTCAGCCTCCACGTGAAGAACCAATGAAAAATAGGGACCGGTCTGTCAGCCTGGAAAACCTGGACGAACCCCCGCCGGTCAAGGAGGTAATGCGGCCTGCAGTTTCAATGGGCAACATGGGGCTCATGAGACGGGCTCCCTCGACCCCGTACATGGTGGTGGATCTAGACAaaacgggggtggaggaggagtctTGTATCAGGGAAAAGAGACCTGTG GTGAATGCCCAGGTCTTTGAGATTGCCTCAAAGCTAGAGGAAACTCCTCTCTTGGGCTCACCCACCCTCAGAGACCCCTCCGTTCCCCTGCCAGAGCCCCCCGTGCAGGAGCAAGACTCCTTCGAAGGAGCTAAACCCTATACTGATGAAGATATTAATGAG GTTGGTGATGAAATCCAGGGCGAGATTGAGGAGCCTGTAAATGAACCTCACTACCAGACCctagaggaggtaagggaggaagttAGTGCAAACGTAGAGCCAGCACCAGCTCCACCATCGCCTCCTCAACAGGTTGCATCAAAGCCACCACCTGTCATTGAGCCTCCGGAG GTGCTAGACGTGACGTGGACGGACGGCCCCTCCCAGGCGGCCCCACCCtgcgtgccccctcccccccctccccctgatgaCGATTCTGACGACGATGCATCAGATCAGCCACAGGGTCTACCAGAGCAGGCGGAG GATGAGCCTTTTACCCGGGAGAACTCAACCCGCCGCATCAAGAAGGAACtctggaggaggaggtcagacTTCTTGGGCACATCCTCACAATATATTGAAGAAG AACCAACTGTTAAGCCTCCCCCAGACCTCAGTGAGCTTCTGAGGCAGGAGCGTGAGGCAGAACGCATCATGGCTGAGTCGCAGCGTGCCAGGACTCCCATCCAAGAG ACACTAAGCAAAGCAGAAATTGCTCGCCGTGAGAAGGAAATAATTGAAAGTCTGGAGCGCTCAGAGCAGctgaaacagcagcagcagcagcaacaattgCAGTATACTTGGCAAGATCACATGGCAGAGGAAACAACAATGACAGAGGAACAAAAGCAATTAAGCGAACACTTAGAATACCAGGTG AAATTGGCTGAACTGGAGGAAGAAATGATGAGGCATGACCAGGACATGCTTCAACGGGCAGGCAAGCTGGCACCAGCCTCAACAATCAGCAATGATGCCCAGCCTGCCCACATTCCTCCCCCTACCATGTATGCCTCCCAAGAAGGAGCACCTGTGCCCTCACCACAGGCACCTCAAACAGCTGAAAACAATAACTACAGCAATTACCAGCCACCAGCACCACAGCTTCCCATCCAGGAGTTCTACACAGCCCCCACATATGAGCCAACACCACCCAGCAGCCTGGCACCAGCTGAGGGAGTGGCCAGCCCAGGACAGAAAGCTGTGTCTCCACCTACCGGGTCACCCTCTCAGTATAGCACACTGGCCTCTCCCCACCCATTCACCCGGTCTCACTCCCAGTCCAGCATTGGGGCTCCGCCCATTCACCCTCCTCTTCAGGGTATTAGGTCGTCCCCCACAGGCTCTCCCCGTGATCCCGCTCCAGAGCCCCTCCCCAGGAAGAAGAAGTTACCACCGCCTCCTCCCAGCAAGCCCCACCAAATTTCTGGAGATTCTACAGAACGTTCTGAAGCAATAAG ATTGAGCCGAATGCCCacaagcaaccccaacagtgtcTCACCACAGCCACAGGAAATCCAAGGAGAGGCTGTATCCCCATCAGGTCAGCAGATGTCCAAACAGACTCTCCTAGCGCTCTCTGCCATCCCGAAGCCTCGGCTCACAGATAATGAAAGCTGGATCACCAAGAAGAAACCAGAGTCGCAAAGAAGAGATTACAGTAAACATTGGCTTCACCAG GAGGCAGAACAGAGAAGACTGGAACAGCAAGACAGAGTCAACCGCCAGCAGCAGGCACGTGCCCCAGCCCCAAAGACTCTGCCACCTCAGTCAGTCTCCCCACAGCAGCCACCTCACCCACAGACCACCAGCTACCTTCCTACTTACCCACCTCAGAATGCAAGTCCTACTTACTCCAGCTACCCTCAAGCCCTCAAGAATCCATCACCAATCcagagcaataataacaacaacaacaacaacatgtggAGAAATCAAGCCACTACATATCAGCCACACATGCCCACCCAGGCACCCAATGGCGACAAAGCTCTTCCTGACTCCATTATCCATAACATAACACAGAGagtcaataataaaaacagcaagaaTACTTACTCCAATACTAATGGAAG ACTAGGAAACACCTACGGCAATAACAACTACCGTGATGAGAACTATCATGACTACATGAATGCTGATGCTCTAAGTGCTCCTTCCACCCACACTCCCCTCTACCAGTCTGGCATGGGGCCAAGCCAGCAGCCTCCATTCAACTCTCAGTCGCAGGACCATTCGAGTGGACAAGATCAGAGGCTGCTCAGTGTCTCGGGGAAAAAGAAGTGTTCGCATTGCTCAGAGGAACTGG GTCGAGGAGCTGCCATGATCATTGAAAGTTTGCGACTCTTCTATCATATTCCTTGCTtcaagtgttgtgtgtgtggcataCAATTAGGCAATGGGTCAGCAGGTGCTGATGTGCGAGTACGCAATCACAAGCTGCACTGCCATAACTGTTACTCAAATGATGAAG GAATGAAATTCAGCAAGGTATAG
- the LOC113827451 gene encoding titin homolog isoform X16, whose amino-acid sequence MPGNVRNTGQNDSHRTPITSAARTKSLDCLADKSDKTSEYVPSRITRTQPKIKADAMQFVKTGPAGLYKSATEQIKKAEAVKAMRKHLIAEEEDWQQQPSSSSSQSKSPYDEDTDWQTNLDKWKSSRRKRNEDALERVIEIKKNEQEEELNRTRRKSKTFSEMQEEKNKRGRRYNLVVHDDDNNDLADLGLSTVKSSGSLYDGQEDNDVKDLDQDNKDAKSDAGFCTGSDTGSDGVFAEDNISDTSSALGDKKETHDSLLDTGVSKEEEPRINGHGSSLTSDILNTNNANLYTEEYTYDKAIEGYKQYAENTAKKRTSSITSLNSNTSFTKEDERKDERPRLNGRSPSPAKSNKLEEKLNFFTKEMVKESRTSPEPRVIMREKSPKVDVGKRRSMFEMGEPLISQSEREQKQANRRSLEVPGSLRNKVASFENLDMDTPKVRGMTPNIETNLKSKVKSFENLDTETTKVRGVTPTRDTKFREKLASFAAADTESQTVRKKTPERDVNFHKKLASFTSIENGEEEKCVERKTIPLRDPTLKNKIASFEQLEQAAEAYSQPPREEPMKNRDRSVSLENLDEPPPVKEVNAQVFEIASKLEETPLLGSPTLRDPSVPLPEPPVQEQDSFEGAKPYTDEDINEVISDYEQVGSVYEEASEHVENIYENITEEPVYENIYEKVGDEIQGEIEEPVNEPHYQTLEEVREEVSANVEPAPAPPSPPQQVASKPPPVIEPPEVLDVTWTDGPSQAAPPCVPPPPPPPDDDSDDDASDQPQGLPEQAEDEPFTRENSTRRIKKELWRRRSDFLGTSSQYIEEEPTVKPPPDLSELLRQEREAERIMAESQRARTPIQETLSKAEIARREKEIIESLERSEQLKQQQQQQQLQYTWQDHMAEETTMTEEQKQLSEHLEYQVAQTESTSSESDIDIQVATNVPVTSANIPTTSQSVMDSKELETMETSSQSPDETFEALPISSKDTVDSVETKAEMLETHVIEPNTTVAKVLPTQTQMEVEAENNVQPESSQQYTDLLESHYSTLDYSSDSVASTGSHPDPYKKLAELEEEMMRHDQDMLQRAGKLAPASTISNDAQPAHIPPPTMYASQEGAPVPSPQAPQTAENNNYSNYQPPAPQLPIQEFYTAPTYEPTPPSSLAPAEGVASPGQKAVSPPTGSPSQYSTLASPHPFTRSHSQSSIGAPPIHPPLQGIRSSPTGSPRDPAPEPLPRKKKLPPPPPSKPHQISGDSTERSEAIRLSRMPTSNPNSVSPQPQEIQGEAVSPSGQQMSKQTLLALSAIPKPRLTDNESWITKKKPESQRRDYSKHWLHQEAEQRRLEQQDRVNRQQQARAPAPKTLPPQSVSPQQPPHPQTTSYLPTYPPQNASPTYSSYPQALKNPSPIQSNNNNNNNNMWRNQATTYQPHMPTQAPNGDKALPDSIIHNITQRVNNKNSKNTYSNTNGRLGNTYGNNNYRDENYHDYMNADALSAPSTHTPLYQSGMGPSQQPPFNSQSQDHSSGQDQRLLSVSGKKKCSHCSEELGRGAAMIIESLRLFYHIPCFKCCVCGIQLGNGSAGADVRVRNHKLHCHNCYSNDEGMKFSKV is encoded by the exons ATGCCGGGCAACGTGCGAAACACCGGGCAGAATGACTCGCACAGGACGCCCATCACCTCTGCCGCCCGCACCAAATCTCTCGACTGCTTGGCCGACAAATCT GATAAAACAAGTGAGTATGTTCCTTCGAGGATCACGAGGACGCAGCCCAAGATCAAGGCGGACGCTATGCAGTTCGTGAAG ACCGGGCCGGCGGGGCTGTACAAGTCGGCGACGGAGCAGATCAAGAAGGCCGAGGCCGTGAAGGCGATGAGGAAGCACCTGATCGCCGAGGAAGAGGACTGGCAGCAG cagccctcctcctcttcctcccagtcCAAGAGCCCGTACGATGAGGACACAGATTGGCAAACG AACTTGGACAAATGGAAAAGCTCGCGGAGAAAGAGGAACGAGGACGCGCTCGAGAGAGTCATCGAGATCAAGAAgaacgagcaggaggaggagctgaaCAGGACGCGGCGTAAGAGCAAGACCTTCAGTGAAATGCAGGAGGAAAA GAACAAAAGAGGTCGAAGGTACAACCTTGTGGTGCATGACGACGACAACAATGACCTGGCTGACCTCGGGCTGTCCACAGTCAAGAGCAGCGGCTCCCTCTACGACGGTCAGGAAGACAACGACGTCAAGGACCTGGACCAGGACAACAAGGACGCCAAGAGCGACGCAGGATTCTGCACGGGTTCGGACACCGGCAGCGACGGGGTGTTCGCCGAGGACAACATCAGCGACACCTCCTCGGCACTC ggagacaagaaagaaactCACGATTCGCTCCTGGATACTGGGGTTTCAAAGGAAGAGGAGCCGAGGATCAACGGACACGGATCCAGCCTGACTTCGGACATCCTCAATACCAACAATGCGAACTTGTACACAGAGGAGTACACTTACGACAAAGCCATTGAGGGATATAAACAGTATGCAGAGAATACTGCCAAGAAGCGCACGTCCAGCATCACGAGTCTGAACAGTAACACGAGCTTCAcgaaagaggacgagagaaaggacgagagaccTCGCCTCAACGGTCGCTCTCCAAGCCCTGCCAAGAGCAACAAGCTGGAGGAAAAACTCAACTTCTTCACCAAGGAGATGGTCAAGGAATCTCGCACGAGCCCTGAGCCCAGAGTCATCATGCGAGAGAAGTCACCAAAGGTTGACGTTGGGAAGAGAAGATCCATGTTCGAGATGGGCGAGCCGCTGAtcagccagagcgagagagaacagaagCAGGCCAACAGGAGGTCTTTGGAAGTCCCCGGATCTCTGCGGAACAAGGTTGCATCGTTCGAGAACCTGGATATGGACACCCCGAAAGTTCGAGGAATGACTCCAAACATTGAGACGAACTTGAAGAGTAAAGTCAAATCCTTTGAGAACCTTGACACAGAGACAACCAAGGTCCGTGGGGTGACGCCTACGAGAGACACCAAATTCCGCGAGAAGCTGGCATCCTTTGCAGCTGCTGACACAGAATCTCAGACAGTCAGAAAGAAGACTCCGGAAAGAGACGTCAACTTCCACAAGAAACTTGCATCCTTTACAAGCATCGAAAACGGTGAAGAAGAGAAGTGCGTTGAGAGGAAGACCATCCCTCTGCGCGACCCAACACTGAAAAACAAGATTGCCTCTTTCGAACAGCTGGAACAGGCTGCTGAAGCCTATTCTCAGCCTCCACGTGAAGAACCAATGAAAAATAGGGACCGGTCTGTCAGCCTGGAAAACCTGGACGAACCCCCGCCGGTCAAGGAG GTGAATGCCCAGGTCTTTGAGATTGCCTCAAAGCTAGAGGAAACTCCTCTCTTGGGCTCACCCACCCTCAGAGACCCCTCCGTTCCCCTGCCAGAGCCCCCCGTGCAGGAGCAAGACTCCTTCGAAGGAGCTAAACCCTATACTGATGAAGATATTAATGAG GTTATCAGTGATTATGAACAAGTTGGCAGTGTTTATGAAGAAGCTTCTGAGCATgttgaaaatatatatgagaatatcaCAGAGGAGCCTGTGtatgaaaacatatatgaaaAG GTTGGTGATGAAATCCAGGGCGAGATTGAGGAGCCTGTAAATGAACCTCACTACCAGACCctagaggaggtaagggaggaagttAGTGCAAACGTAGAGCCAGCACCAGCTCCACCATCGCCTCCTCAACAGGTTGCATCAAAGCCACCACCTGTCATTGAGCCTCCGGAG GTGCTAGACGTGACGTGGACGGACGGCCCCTCCCAGGCGGCCCCACCCtgcgtgccccctcccccccctccccctgatgaCGATTCTGACGACGATGCATCAGATCAGCCACAGGGTCTACCAGAGCAGGCGGAG GATGAGCCTTTTACCCGGGAGAACTCAACCCGCCGCATCAAGAAGGAACtctggaggaggaggtcagacTTCTTGGGCACATCCTCACAATATATTGAAGAAG AACCAACTGTTAAGCCTCCCCCAGACCTCAGTGAGCTTCTGAGGCAGGAGCGTGAGGCAGAACGCATCATGGCTGAGTCGCAGCGTGCCAGGACTCCCATCCAAGAG ACACTAAGCAAAGCAGAAATTGCTCGCCGTGAGAAGGAAATAATTGAAAGTCTGGAGCGCTCAGAGCAGctgaaacagcagcagcagcagcaacaattgCAGTATACTTGGCAAGATCACATGGCAGAGGAAACAACAATGACAGAGGAACAAAAGCAATTAAGCGAACACTTAGAATACCAGGTG GCCCAGACTGAGTCAACGTCCTCAGAATCGGATATAGACATCCAGGTTGCCACGAATGTCCCAGTAACCTCTGCTAACATCCCCACAACCTCTCAATCTGTTATGGACTCTAAAGAACTGGAGACCATGGAAACAAGTTCTCAAAGTCCAGATGAAACTTTTGAagcccttcccatttcctctaaAGACACTGTTGACAGTGTGGAAACAAAAGCAGAAATGCTTGAAACCCATGTCATTGAGCCAAATACTACTGTTGCTAAAGTTCTTCCAACTCAAACCCAAATGGAAGTTGAAGCAGAAAATAATGTGCAACCTGAATCTAGCCAGCAGTACACAGATCTCTTGGAGTCCCACTACAGTACTCTGGACTACAGTAGCGACTCAGTTGCTTCAACTGGCTCACATCCTGACCCGTATAAG AAATTGGCTGAACTGGAGGAAGAAATGATGAGGCATGACCAGGACATGCTTCAACGGGCAGGCAAGCTGGCACCAGCCTCAACAATCAGCAATGATGCCCAGCCTGCCCACATTCCTCCCCCTACCATGTATGCCTCCCAAGAAGGAGCACCTGTGCCCTCACCACAGGCACCTCAAACAGCTGAAAACAATAACTACAGCAATTACCAGCCACCAGCACCACAGCTTCCCATCCAGGAGTTCTACACAGCCCCCACATATGAGCCAACACCACCCAGCAGCCTGGCACCAGCTGAGGGAGTGGCCAGCCCAGGACAGAAAGCTGTGTCTCCACCTACCGGGTCACCCTCTCAGTATAGCACACTGGCCTCTCCCCACCCATTCACCCGGTCTCACTCCCAGTCCAGCATTGGGGCTCCGCCCATTCACCCTCCTCTTCAGGGTATTAGGTCGTCCCCCACAGGCTCTCCCCGTGATCCCGCTCCAGAGCCCCTCCCCAGGAAGAAGAAGTTACCACCGCCTCCTCCCAGCAAGCCCCACCAAATTTCTGGAGATTCTACAGAACGTTCTGAAGCAATAAG ATTGAGCCGAATGCCCacaagcaaccccaacagtgtcTCACCACAGCCACAGGAAATCCAAGGAGAGGCTGTATCCCCATCAGGTCAGCAGATGTCCAAACAGACTCTCCTAGCGCTCTCTGCCATCCCGAAGCCTCGGCTCACAGATAATGAAAGCTGGATCACCAAGAAGAAACCAGAGTCGCAAAGAAGAGATTACAGTAAACATTGGCTTCACCAG GAGGCAGAACAGAGAAGACTGGAACAGCAAGACAGAGTCAACCGCCAGCAGCAGGCACGTGCCCCAGCCCCAAAGACTCTGCCACCTCAGTCAGTCTCCCCACAGCAGCCACCTCACCCACAGACCACCAGCTACCTTCCTACTTACCCACCTCAGAATGCAAGTCCTACTTACTCCAGCTACCCTCAAGCCCTCAAGAATCCATCACCAATCcagagcaataataacaacaacaacaacaacatgtggAGAAATCAAGCCACTACATATCAGCCACACATGCCCACCCAGGCACCCAATGGCGACAAAGCTCTTCCTGACTCCATTATCCATAACATAACACAGAGagtcaataataaaaacagcaagaaTACTTACTCCAATACTAATGGAAG ACTAGGAAACACCTACGGCAATAACAACTACCGTGATGAGAACTATCATGACTACATGAATGCTGATGCTCTAAGTGCTCCTTCCACCCACACTCCCCTCTACCAGTCTGGCATGGGGCCAAGCCAGCAGCCTCCATTCAACTCTCAGTCGCAGGACCATTCGAGTGGACAAGATCAGAGGCTGCTCAGTGTCTCGGGGAAAAAGAAGTGTTCGCATTGCTCAGAGGAACTGG GTCGAGGAGCTGCCATGATCATTGAAAGTTTGCGACTCTTCTATCATATTCCTTGCTtcaagtgttgtgtgtgtggcataCAATTAGGCAATGGGTCAGCAGGTGCTGATGTGCGAGTACGCAATCACAAGCTGCACTGCCATAACTGTTACTCAAATGATGAAG GAATGAAATTCAGCAAGGTATAG